One window of the Prionailurus bengalensis isolate Pbe53 chromosome E1, Fcat_Pben_1.1_paternal_pri, whole genome shotgun sequence genome contains the following:
- the CBX4 gene encoding E3 SUMO-protein ligase CBX4 encodes MELPAVGEHVFAVESIEKKRIRKGRVEYLVKWRGWSPKYNTWEPEENILDPRLLIAFQNRERQEQLMGYRKRGPKPKPLVVQVPTFARRSNVLTGLQDSSADNRSKLELGAQGKGQGHQYELNSKKHHQYQPHSKERTGKPPPPGKSGKYYYQLNSKKHHPYQPDPKMYDLQYQGGHKEAPSPTCPDLGAKSHPPDKWAHGAGAKGYLGAVKPLAGAAGAPGKGSEKGPPNGMTPAPKEAVTGNGIGGKMKIVKNKNKNGRIVIVMSKYMENGMQAVKIKSGEAAEGEARSPSHKKRAAEERHPPADRTFKKAAGTDEKKAEAPSKRREEEAPGAGDPQPQDAGSRKLSPTKEAFGEQPLQLTTKPDLLAWDPARSSHPPSHHHHHHHHHHHHHHSVGLNLSHARKRCLSETHGEREPCKKRLTARSISTPTCLGGSPAAEHLTDVPPTAALPQPEVILLDSDLDEPIDLRCVKTRGEAGEPPSALQVKPEAPATASAVAAAAPVTAAEKPPAEAQDEPEEPLSEFKPFFGNIIITDVTANCLTVTFKEYVTV; translated from the exons ATGGAGCTGCCAGCTGTTGGCGAGCACGTCTTCGCGGTGGAGAGCATCGAGAAGAAGCGGATCCGCAAG GGCAGAGTGGAGTATCTGGTGAAATGGAGAGGCTGGTCCCCCAA ATATAACACGTGGGAGCCGGAGGAGAACATCCTGGATCCCCGGCTGCTGATCGCCTTCCAGAACAG GGAACGGCAGGAGCAGCTGATGGGATATCGGAAGAGAGGGCCGAAGCCCAAACCGCTGGTGGTGCAG GTACCTACCTTTGCCCGTCGCTCCAACGTGCTGACTGGACTCCAAGACTCCTCCGCAGACAACCGCTCCAAGCTGGAGCTGGGCGCTCAGGGCAAGGGCCAGGGCCACCAGTACGAGCTCAACAGCAAGAAGCACCACCAGTACCAGCCCCACAGCAAGGAGCGAACCGGCAAGCCCCCCCCGCCCGGCAAGAGCGGCAAGTATTACTACCAGCTCAACAGCAAGAAGCACCACCCCTACCAGCCGGACCCCAAGATGTACGACCTGCAGTACCAGGGCGGCCACAAGGAGGCGCCCAGCCCCACTTGCCCGGACCTGGGCGCCAAGAGCCACCCGCCGGACAAGTGGGCCCACGGCGCGGGGGCCAAGGGCTACCTGGGAGCCGTGAAGCCCTTGGCCGGTGCGGCCGGGGCTCCGGGCAAGGGCTCCGAGAAGGGCCCCCCCAACGGGATGACGCCGGCCCCCAAAGAGGCGGTGACGGGCAACGGGATTGGGGGCAAGATGAAGATCgtcaagaacaagaacaagaatggACGCATCGTGATCGTGATGAGCAAATACATGGAGAACGGCATGCAGGCGGTGAAGATCAAGTCCGGCGAGGCGGCCGAGGGCGAGGCGCGCTCCCCCAGCCACAAGAAGCGGGCCGCCGAGGAGCGCCACCCTCCGGCCGACAGGACTTTCAAAAAGGCAGCGGGGACGGACGAGAAGAAGGCGGAAGCACCATccaagaggagggaggaggaggcgcCGGGGGCCGGCGACCCGCAGCCCCAGGACGCCGGCTCCCGCAAGCTCTCCCCCACCAAGGAGGCCTTCGGCGAGCAGCCGCTACAGCTCACCACCAAGCCCGACCTGCTGGCCTGGGACCCGGCCCGGAGCTCCCACCcgccctcccaccaccaccaccaccaccaccaccatcaccaccaccaccactcggTCGGCCTCAATCTCTCCCACGCGCGCAAGCGCTGCCTCTCCGAGACCCACGGCGAGCGCGAGCCCTGCAAAAAGCGCCTCACGGCGCGCAGCATCAGCACCCCCACCTGCCTGGGGGGCAGCCCGGCCGCCGAGCACCTCACCGACGTGCCCCCCACCGCCGCCCTCCCGCAGCCCGAGGTCATCCTGCTGGACTCGGATCTGGACGAGCCCATAGACTTGCGCTGCGTCAAGACGCGCGGCGAGGCCGGAGAGCCCCCAAGCGCCCTCCAAGTGAAGCCCGAGGCGCCTGCGACGGCGTCGGCGGTGGCGGCCGCCGCGCCGGTGACGGCGGCCGAGAAGCCTCCAGCCGAGGCCCAGGACGAGCCCGAGGAGCCGCTGAGCGAGTTCAAGCCCTTCTTTGGGAATATAATTATCACCGACGTCACCGCGAACTGCCTCACCGTCACGTTCAAGGAGTACGTGACGGTGTAG